One genomic window of Solanum dulcamara chromosome 12, daSolDulc1.2, whole genome shotgun sequence includes the following:
- the LOC129877392 gene encoding protein CANDIDATE G-PROTEIN COUPLED RECEPTOR 7-like: MTKLPLPFLLLLLCLVSFTTGEIKKLKISSDPRAMILFERFGFTHTGQAAISVSSVSVISTLALPDPSRLGFFLLSEEALIQVLLELQQNPTFCVLESKFVNLLFTFRYLSPPPNSSFNRSYPVTSPNEYSLFFANCAPESKVSMDVRTELYNLDNQVRDYLSAGLTQLPTLYFLFSFVYIGFLGLWLSVCFRNKKSVHRIHMLMSALVVMKALNLIFEAEDKHYVKVTGTAHGWDVLFYIFQSIRVVLLFTVIVLIGTGWSFLKPFLQEREKKVLMIVIPLQVLANVASVVIGETGPFIRDWVTWNQVFLIVDIVCCCAIIFPIVWSIRSLRETSKTDGKAARNLSKLTLFRQFYIVVIGYLYFTRIVVFALRTIAAYKYQWVANAAEEIASLAFYIVMFYMFRPVEKNEYFVLDEEEEEAAELALRDEEFEL, translated from the coding sequence atGACGAAATTACCCCTCcccttcctcctcctcctcctctgtCTCGTCTCGTTCACCACCGGCGAGATAAAAAAGCTGAAAATCTCCTCCGATCCACGTGCAATGATCCTTTTCGAGCGGTTCGGGTTTACACATACGGGTCAAGCCGCCATCAGCGTTTCTTCCGTCTCTGTTATCTCAACCTTAGCCTTGCCGGACCCTTCACGGCTTGGGTTTTTCCTCTTATCGGAAGAAGCCCTAATTCAGGTCCTTCTTGAACTCCAACAAAACCCGACATTTTGTGTTCTAGAATCCAAATTCGTCAATCTTTTGTTCACTTTCCGTTATCTTTCTCCACCCCCAAATTCTTCATTTAACCGATCTTACCCTGTTACTTCTCCCAATGAATACTCTCTCTTCTTTGCAAATTGTGCACCTGAATCGAAAGTATCCATGGATGTCCGTACGGAACTGTATAATCTTGATAATCAAGTGAGGGACTATCTCTCTGCTGGTCTTACTCAGCTTCCCACGTTGTATTTTCTGTTTTCATTTGTGTATATTGGGTTTTTGGGGTTATGGTTGTCTGTATGTTTCCGTAATAAGAAATCTGTTCATCGGATTCATATGCTTATGTCTGCTTTAGTTGTAATGAAGGCGTTGAATTTGATTTTCGAGGCGGAGGATAAGCATTATGTTAAGGTTACTGGTACTGCTCATGGTTGGGATGTgttgttttatatttttcagTCGATTCGTGTTGTTTTGCTTTTCACTGTGATTGTTTTGATTGGTACTGGGTGGTCGTTTTTGAAGCCATTTTTGCAAGAGAGGGAGAAGAAAGTATTGATGATTGTGATCCCACTTCAGGTTTTGGCCAATGTGGCATCGGTTGTGATTGGTGAAACGGGTCCATTTATTAGGGATTGGGTGACTTGGAATCAGGTGTTTttgattgttgatattgtttGTTGTTGTGCTATTATCTTTCCTATTGTTTGGTCGATTAGGTCGTTGAGGGAGACTTCGAAGACTGATGGGAAGGCTGCAAGgaatttgtcaaaattgactTTATTTAGGCAGTTTTACATAGTGGTGATTGGATACTTGTACTTCACAAGGATTGTTGTGTTCGCATTGAGGACAATTGCTGCATATAAGTATCAATGGGTGGCAAATGCTGCCGAGGAGATTGCCAGTTTAGCGTTCTATATAGTGATGTTTTACATGTTTAGGCCAGTGGAGAAGAATGAGTACTTTGTTCTTGacgaggaggaagaagaagctGCAGAGTTGGCTCTTCGAGATGAGGAGTTTGAGCTGTGA